GATGTCCGCATCTTACTCCTGCGGGCTCCCGTCGGTCAGGGAATTTATTGTGTATCAGGGCTTGGTTTATAAGTTTTTTTTGATAAAAGTCTTTGAAAAGCGTAGTATTACCGGTTCTTTACGCAATGCGCGACGCTTGCGTTCCAAGGCTCGGCCCCGTCAGGCCGCGGGCCCTGCTCTTTGATCGAAAGGCTTTCTCCGCTTTATGCAGTCCAAACACGCCAAGCTTACCTGGGCCAATCTGCTGTTCCCGCTGGCCCTGGTCCTGTTCGAATTCGCCGTCTACATCTGCAATGATATGGTCCAGCCCGCGATGCTGGCCGTGACCCGCGAGTTCCTGGTCGACGCCTCCTGGGCGCCGACGTCGATGACCGCCTTCCTGATTGGCGGCGCGCTGCTGCCGTGGCTGACCGGCCCGCTGTCCGACCGCATCGGCCGCCGTCCGGTGCTGCTGTTCGGCGTCGCTTATTTCACCGTCGCCTGCCTGGCCACCTATCTGGTCAGCTCGATCGAGGCCTTCATCGCGCTGCGTTTGCTGCAGGGCGTGGGCCTGTGCTTCATCAATGCGGTGGGCTACGCCTCGCTGCAGGAGTCGTTCGAGGAAACCGCCGCGGTGCGCGTCACCGCGCTGATGGCCAATGTGGCGCTGATCGCGCCGCTGGTCGGCCCGCTGGCCGGCGCTGCGCTGCTGGAACTGGCGCCGTGGCGCAGCGGCTTCCTGTTCATCGCCGGCCTGTCCTTCCTGGCCTTGATCGGCCTGTTCCTGCGGATGCCGGAAACCGTCGCGCCCAGCCATGAGAAGCTGCCGCTGTCCAGCATGGGCCGCGACTACCTGAAGGTGTTCGGCCACAACCGCTTCGTGCTGGCCGCGCTGTGCATTCCGCTGCTGGCGCTGCCGCTGATGGGCTGGATCGCGCTGTCGCCGGTGCTGCTGGTGCGCGACTTGCATATGAGCACCGTCGAATACGGCCTGATGCAGCTGCCGGTGTTCGGCGGCTTGATCGCCGGCAACCTGGCGCTGGCCGTGATCGCCGATCGCTGGCCGCTGGGCCGTTCCGCGCTGGTGGGCATGTGGCCCATCGTTGGCGGCCTGGCCGTGATGGTTGGCGGTGTGCTGTTTTCGTCGGTGCCGCAGTACTGGATGGTGGCCGGCATGAGCCTGATGGCCTTTGGCGAGGGCATGGCCTTTGGCGTGCTGTACCGCTTCGCGCTGATGTCCTGCGACCTGGCCGGCCGCGGCACCATCTCCGCCAGCATGAGCATGATCTCGATGGCCGGCTATGCGGTGGGCATCGAGCTGTTCCGCCAGGTGTACCAGGCTAGCGGCCTCACCGGTTTCGCGGTGCTGTCCTTGTGCTTCTCGCTGGCCTACGTGCTGCTGGGCCGCAAGATGGTGGGCGTTGCGATGGCCGAGCGCGCCGCGCCGGCCGAGCCTAAGGGCGAATGGGCGAATCAGGGCGCCTGAGCCGCCGTTTTCTCCGCCGCGAGCCCGGACGCCCAGCGTTCCGGGCTTGTGTTTTTTGTGCGCGGCAATAAGGGCGGCGCGGCGCGATGGCCGCCCGTCCGTTCTGTCTCTATAATCGATCGCTTGAGATTGCCTGATTAGGGAATGATTCGAATGACCAAACGCAAGATTCTGGTGACCAGCGCGCTGCCTTACGCCAACGCGGGGCTGCACCTGGGCCACATGCTGGAACAGATCCAGACCGACATCTGGGTGCGCTTCCAGAAGATGCGCGGACACGAGTGCTACTATGTGTGCGCCGACGATACCCACGGCGCCCCCATCATGCTGGCCGCCGAGAAGCGCGGCATCACGCCCGAGCAGCTGGTGAACGAAGTGCGCGAGCTGCACGTCGCCGATTCGCAGGGCTTCCTGATCGGCCACGACAACTACTACAGCACCAACAGCCCGGAAAACAAGGCGCTGGCGGAGCAGGTCTA
This genomic window from Chromobacterium phragmitis contains:
- a CDS encoding MFS transporter, which produces MQSKHAKLTWANLLFPLALVLFEFAVYICNDMVQPAMLAVTREFLVDASWAPTSMTAFLIGGALLPWLTGPLSDRIGRRPVLLFGVAYFTVACLATYLVSSIEAFIALRLLQGVGLCFINAVGYASLQESFEETAAVRVTALMANVALIAPLVGPLAGAALLELAPWRSGFLFIAGLSFLALIGLFLRMPETVAPSHEKLPLSSMGRDYLKVFGHNRFVLAALCIPLLALPLMGWIALSPVLLVRDLHMSTVEYGLMQLPVFGGLIAGNLALAVIADRWPLGRSALVGMWPIVGGLAVMVGGVLFSSVPQYWMVAGMSLMAFGEGMAFGVLYRFALMSCDLAGRGTISASMSMISMAGYAVGIELFRQVYQASGLTGFAVLSLCFSLAYVLLGRKMVGVAMAERAAPAEPKGEWANQGA